The Raphanus sativus cultivar WK10039 chromosome 2, ASM80110v3, whole genome shotgun sequence genome includes a region encoding these proteins:
- the LOC108829865 gene encoding reticulon-like protein B2 — protein GHKGLVVISIVFLYSNATMFIHKSPPKIPEVHIPEEPLLQLASGLGIEINRGFSSLRDIASGRDLKKFLSAIFGLWVLSILGGCCSFLTLAYIALVILFTVPLLYDKYEDKVDSYGEKAMAELKKQYDVLDAKVLSKIPRGPLENKKKD, from the exons ggtcacaaggggctggttgtaatttcaatagtctttt TATACTCTAATGCCACCATGTTCATTCACAA GTCTCCACCAAAGATTCCTGAAGTTCATATCCCTGAAGAACCTCTTCTTCAGCTTGCCTCTGGGCTTGGAATTGAAATCAACCGTGGGTTCTCTTCTCTTCGCGATATTGCATCTGGAAGAGATCTCAAGAAGTTCCTTTCT GCTATCTTCGGATTGTGGGTTCTATCAATCTTGGGCGGATGCTGTAGTTTCTTGACATTGGCATACATAG CTTTGGTTATACTCTTCACTGTTCCTCTTCTCTACGACAAGTATGAAGACAAAGTGGACTCGTATGGTGAGAAAGCAATGGCTGAGTTAAAGAAGCAATATGATGTGCTGGACGCAAAGGTATTGAGCAAAATCCCAAGGGGACCGTTGGAGAACAAGAAAAAGGATTAG
- the LOC130508518 gene encoding uncharacterized protein LOC130508518, translating into MEDWLHHKTLFVLPQAVVQQAAAENRFILIGRPTIPRRQNIRAIIATMPRSWGLEGLVRGRTMEGRRFQFVFPSEESMETVIRRGPWSYAERMITLQKWSPLMDLNQLNMIPFWIQIHGIPFQYMNREVIVSIARVLGEYIQMDYNEENGGRMEFVRVRLNWNINTPLHFQRNFQFTPGVNTLLKLTYERLRGFCETCGLLTHDSGRCLIQNGGPGEDPDEDNDDGNDQAPDDDAIPHHGNVGVLIEEIPDEDAIIEDQGDANPGEPVLQEEAMPVQQDEEVVDEQIRFMGETTEDVFWNGAAMHTMYSDELNTEEMFANQPFATRNDGQQLLKRKAWMQETADNTGKFTNMIRGEQSRQSDGKRKKEITPEAEREEDTDAETSNIRRGAVGPEPPLPP; encoded by the exons ATGGAAGATTG GTTGCATCATAAAACATTATTTGTCCTCCCTCAGGCAGTGGTGCAACAGGCAGCGGCTGAAAACCGCTTCATCCTCATTGGTCGCCCCACCATCCCTCGACGTCAAAACATCCGAGCCATCATTGCAACAATGCCCAGAAGTTGGGGTCTTGAAGGTCTTGTACGTGGCCGTACAATGGAGGGACGCCGCTTTCAGTTTGTATTCCCTTCAGAAGAATCAATGGAGACAGTCATCAGAAGAGGACCATGGTCGTATGCAGAAAGAATGATCACTCTCCAGAAGTGGTCTCCTTTGATGGATCTGAATCAGTTGAACATGATTCCATTTTGGATTCAAATTCATGGTATCCCTTTTCAATATATGAATCGGGAAGTGATTGTATCCATTGCTCGAGTACTAGGAGAGTACATCCAAATGGACTACAACGAAGAAAATGGTGGCAGGATGGAGTTTGTGCGAGTGCGTCTGAACTGGAACATCAACACTCCTCTGCATTTCCAACGCAACTTTCAGTTCACACCAGGCGTCAACACACTGCTCAAGTTGACCTATGAACGACTAAGGGGTTTCTGTGAGACCTGTGGGCTGTTAACCCATGATTCTGGCCGCTGTTTGATTCAAAACGGAGGCCCAGGAGAAGATCCTGATGAGGATAATGATGATGGCAATGATCAAGCACCCGATGATGATGCTATCCCACATCATGGCAATGTTGGTGTCCTCATTGAAGAGATACCTGATGAAGATGCTATCATTGAAGATCAAGGAGATGCTAACCCGGGTGAACCTGTTTTGCAAGAAGAAGCGATGCCAGTGCAACAAGATGAAGAAGTTGTTGATGAGCAGATACGTTTCATGGGAGAGACAACTGAAGACGTCTTCTGGAATGGAGCAGCTATGCACACAATGTATTCTGATGAACTGAATACAGAGGAGATGTTTGCAAACCAGCCTTTTGCGACAAGAAATGATGGTCAACAATTGCTGAAGCGTAAGGCCTGGATGCAGGAAACTGCAGACAACACTGGTAAATTTACTAATATGATCAGAGGAGAACAGAGTCGTCAGTCTGatggaaagagaaagaaagagatcaCACCAGAAGCAGAGAGGGAGGAGGACACTGATGCAGAAACGTCCAACATAAGGAGAGGCGCGGTGGGCCCTGAACCACCTCTGCCCCCATGA
- the LOC108829862 gene encoding dirigent protein 6-like: MANQVSKQIFKIMLSFFLFVLLLSDTVSSVRKSIDLKKPCKHFVLHLHNIAYDSDNADNATSATIVNPIGLGNFNFGKFVVFDNPVTMDEHYLSEPVARAQGFFFYNKKTTYNTWMTFTLLFNSTQHKGTMTIIDANPMMEPTRDLSIVGGTGDFLMTRGIVTFTTDTFEGSKYFRIKLDIKLYECY, encoded by the coding sequence ATGGCAAATCAAGTCTCcaaacaaatattcaaaatcatGTTGTCTTTCTTCTTATTCGTTTTACTCCTCTCTGATACGGTCTCATCGGTCCGAAAATCAATCGACCTGAAAAAACCATGCAAACATTTCGTCCTCCATCTCCATAACATTGCCTACGATAGTGATAACGCGGATAATGCCACATCAGCAACCATTGTAAACCCTATAGGACTAGGCAACTTCAATTTTGGGAAGTTTGTAGTCTTTGACAACCCTGTAACAATGGACGAGCACTACCTCTCGGAACCGGTGGCTCGTGCCCAAGGCTTCTTTTTCTACAACAAGAAGACAACCTACAACACGTGGATGACTTTCACGTTGTTGTTTAACTCAACGCAGCACAAAGGGACCATGACCATAATCGATGCGAATCCTATGATGGAGCCGACCAGAGACCTATCGATTGTTGGTGGGACCGGTGATTTCCTCATGACTCGTGGGATTGTTACGTTTACGACCGACACCTTTGAAGGCAGCAAGTATTTTCGTATCAAACTGGATATTAAACTCTACGAGTGTTACTAA